The window ATAATGGATGTAACAAGGGGGAAAAAATGCTACGACTTCCTGTCTCGAAGTTAAAGGACGGTATGGTTCTTGGACAGAGCCTGTTCAATACCGCCGGAGGAAGTTATCTGGTCAAGGGACAACCGGTGACCATCGACTACATTCGCAGACTGCGTCAGCTTGGCATTCAGTCGGTCACTGTGACTTCGATGGACCCGAATCATAAGCTTGCACCGCCACCGGATGTCATCGCAGAAAAGACCAGAGTTAATGCGATCAGTGCTGTCTACAACACATTTCAGTCCATTGAGGAAAATAAAACGTTGGATGCTTCCGCCCTCCAAAAGGTGACGGATGCCATCGTTTTTGATCTCTTTGACAACCATGAAAACCTCGTTCAGCTCACGGACATACGCACGCACGATGCCTATACATTTGCGCACAGCGTCAATGTCGCCGTTCTTTCGGCAATGACGGGAATGCTCTGTCACCTGCCGAAGGAAGAACTGTCCCTCATCACACTTGGCGGACTCTTGCACGATCTTGGAAAAATCGACGTACATACAGATATTCTCAATAAGAACCGCAGCTTGACGACGAGCGAGTTCGACATCATGAAAAAACACCCCGCCGATGGCGCACGCCGCATCCTCAAAATGAGTGATCTGCCAAAGGTAAGCATTCTCGCGGCGATTGCGGGACAGCACCACGAACATGTCGACGGAACCGGCTATCCGCGCGGAATCAAAGGGGAAGAAATGCATCGTTACGCCAAAATCGCTGCGATTGCCGATGTCTATGATGCACTGACGAGTGAGCGACCGTATAAAAAGGCATACATGCCGAACATTGCCTACAACATCATGCACAACATCAACAAGGGGCAATTCGACCAGAAACTTCTTGAAATGTTCTTCAATAACGTTGCCCTCTACCCCGAGGGAGCTGTACTCAAAACCACCTACGGTTTTGCAGTGGTGAAGGAAAGTAAGTTCGGACGCACGACGACCCCAATCATTATTCTCTTCGCCGATGTTAACGGCAAACTGCTGGATCATCGTACAGTGATCGATCTTTCCGAAGAGCACGACGGTGCCGCCTCCATACAGGTTGTCCCAACGGGGAACGATCTCTACCACTTCATCCACGAACTTGGTGTGGATCCCTCCTACTACCTTGAAGAAGAGCGTCAAAAGGACAGGGCTGCGGGCATCACATCCTCCGGCGTATCTGCACCGCCACGTATAAGTGCAAAATAAAGGAGTATGGGGCAAGCCATCTACAGATTAGACGGACTTCGTTGGATCGGTGATCCCGTATACGCATAAGAAAAGCCGGACAATGTCCGGCTTTTCTTATGCACCTTATCTGCTTTTTGCCAAAATCTTTGCAGCCATATCCGCGACCGTCATGCAGTCCCCTACGGGGTAGCCGGCCGCCTCAAGCTTTCGTCCAAGACACAAAATATGTGGAGCAGCGAGCGCCGCTTGCGTGAGGAGTTCCTCCTGTCGGAAAAGGTCGCACGGTATCCCTTCACCGATGACGCGTCCGCCCGCAAGGATGACCATGTGATTCGCAACACGCAGGATATCCTCCATGCTGTGTGAAACTAGGATAACACTGACACCGCGTTCGCGATGGAGCATCGTAAGCATGGTGAGCAGAGCCTCACGTCCCCGCGGATCGAGTCCCGCAGCAGGCTCATCAAGCACGAGATAACGCGGTGCGAGTGCGAGTACACCTGCAATGGCGACGCGTCTGCGCTCCCCGCCCGAAAGTGCAAACGGCGAGCGATCACGATAGCTGTCTGGCAGACGGGTAAGCTCCATTGACTCCCGCACACGTCTTTCGACTTCGGCATCCGACAGCCCTTGATTGCGCGGACCGAAGGCGATGTCCTCATACACAGACTCCTCGAAGAGCTGATGCTCGGGATATTGAAAGACCATGCCGACGCGAAAGCGTGCCGTTCGCGCCGTTTCCTTTTCCTTTTTCGTTGTGCCGTGGAGACTGACACCATCCACAAGAACCTGTCCTGCTGTCGGTACAAGCAAACCGCCAATCAGCTGCATGAGGGTTGACTTTCCCGCGCCTGTCTCGCCCGCGATTGCAGTAAATGCGTCCTCTCGGATTGTCAGTGTAACATCGTGGAGAGCCGTATGTGAAAGAGGTGTCTTCTCCATGTAGGTGTACGAAAGAGATTCTATTTCGATAGACAATGCAGCAACTCCTCATCCGTTATAATATCCGACGGAAGCTCACGCCCGCCGCGCCGCAAATGTTCCGCGAGATCGGCCGCGAGCGGAATATCAAGCCCCAGTGCACGCACCTTTTCCGTCTGTGTGAAGACTTCGTGAGGTGTCCCATCCATGACGACGCGCCCTGCATCCATCAGGACAATACGATCTGCCGCAATCGCCTCTTCCATAAAATGCGTAATATAAACAATCGTCAGTCCCTGCTCTTTATGCAGTTTTTGCACAGCATTCAGAACTTCCGTTCTTCCTCGTGGGTCGAGCATCGCCGTTGGCTCATCAAGGACAAGACAATGTGTCTGCATGGCAATCGCCCCTGCGATGGCGATGCGCTGCTTCTGCCCCCCCGAAAGCAGATGTGGAGCTGCTTGAGCGTATGATTCCATACCGACAAGCGCGAGTGCATTCTGAACGCGTGCACGGATCTCTGCAGGCGGAACACCAAGGTTTTCAGGACCGAATGCAACATCATCCGCAACTACCGCAGCAATGAGTTGGTTGTCGGGATTCTGGAACACCATGCTGACCTCCTGTCGAATGTCCCATCGCCGCATCTCATCCTTCGTATCCCATCCGCGCACCAGACACGTTCCCGCACTCGGAAGGAGGAGGGCGTTCAGATGCCGCGCAAGAGTCGACTTACCCGACCCGTTCGCCCCGAGCACCACTACGAACTCGCCCGCCGCAATGGAAAGCGTAACACCGCGCAGTGCCTCGTGTCCCTCACCCTCTCCGCTCCGGTAGACGTGGGTGACATGATTGAGTTCAAAAAAAATATCTGTCATTTCCATCTCTCACTAATTCTTCGTGCGTGCCTTCAACTGGATGCGGAATGTCGTCCCCTTGCCAACCTCGCTCTCAACCCCTATATGTCCCCCGTGCGCTTCGACAATCTCGCGTGCAATGGCAAGCCCCAAACCATTGCCGCCCATACGGCGTGAACGAGCCTTATCCACACGGTAGAAACGATCAAAGATACGCTCTGTATGCTCCGGTGCAATACCGATGCCCGTATCGGAAACAGAAAGCGCCACACTCCCCTTCTCCTCCTGTACGCAGACGGAAATACGTCCGTGTTCGGGCGTGTACTTCACCGCGTTATCGACCAAAATCAAGATCAGCTGACGAATCTTCTGTTCATCCGCATAGATCTCCGCACGTTTCGGCAGTTCCTCCACGATGGCAATATCCTTCTTTTCGGCAAAGGGACGCATAATGCGCACAGTTTGCTGTGCAGCGGCGACGAGATCCATCCGTACAGGTTTTACCTGATTTGCCTTCGCGTCACTGCGCGCAACAGTGAGGAGGTCGCTGACGAGTTTCGTCATCTTCTTGACCTCGTCACGCACATCCTCGATGACCTGCTTCAAAAAGGGGGATGTGATCGACGGATCGCTCCGCAGGAGATCTGCCGAGGCAAGTACGACGGCAAGCGGGGTTCGCAGTTCGTGGGAAGCATCCGCAGCAAATTGCCGCTGCTTTTCATACGCCTCTCGCACGGGCTTCATCGCACCACCCGAGAGCACATAGCCAATGGCGGCGGCAAAGACAAGTGCAAAGCCGCCGAGAATCGCGAGCGCCCATGTCGCCTTTTCCATGCCGTTATACATAGCAGTGACATCCTTGCCGACGTAGACCGTCTGCATCGGCAGCGGCGGACTGAACACGGTCTGAGCTGTCATCATCACCTTCGTCGGTGCACCGCGTTCATTCGTCTTTGTAAAGACGCGCACCTCACGCTCGGGTGCATCCCACCCTGTCACAATGTCCAATACAAACGACTCAATGCGAAAGGAGGCACGTGAAAAACTGACCAGTCGCCCTTCTCCATCAAATACATAATAGAAAAGACGATCATTCGTACCGCGATAGATTTGAGTTTCATCCGCATCTACCCCGGCATGAAGAACTGTGTATGCCTGTGCATCCGCCACACCGTTCGCCGTATCCAAGAGTTCGCGCGCCTGTTCGGACGTGATTGCCCACTCCATCGTCTTGTGCATGGCAAAAAGGAGGACGATAACCAGTCCTCCCATGACAAGCGCATAGCGGAGCATGAGCCGCAAACGGCTGCGCCCGAATACATTCTGCTCATTCAACGTGGTGTCTCCAGTTTGTAGCCAACCCCGCGTATCGTCTTGATCGCGTCACCCTCCCCTGCCGCATCCAGTTTTTTTCGCAGCATCTTCATATAGGAGTCAATGTTGTTCGAGCTGACATCCGACTCAAGTCCCCAAATACGGTCGAGAATTATATCACGTGGCACAACGATGCCGATGTTCTGCGCGAGAAGGTCAAAAAGCTGGAACTCACGTGGAGAGAGTTGGATCATCCTGCCATTTTTTTCAAGAATATTTGCCGTACGGTTCAGCTTAAAGCCACCGATCTCGTCGACCTCATGCTGAATGCGTTGTGTCGCACGCCGTCCGAGTGCACGCAGACGCGCGAGCAGTTCCGAGAACTCGAACGGCTTTACAAGATAGTCGTCCGCCCCCGCATCAAGCCCCGTCACGCGATCCTCTACCGAGTCCCGCGCCGTCAACATAAGGATTGCACGGTCATAGCCGCTGCGCCTGAGACGTGCACATGCCTCGACGCCCGTTTCCCCCGGCATCATCCAGTCCAGAATCAGAATATCGTACTCCGCATAGGTTGCATATTCGTAGATG of the Selenomonas dianae genome contains:
- a CDS encoding HD-GYP domain-containing protein — encoded protein: MLRLPVSKLKDGMVLGQSLFNTAGGSYLVKGQPVTIDYIRRLRQLGIQSVTVTSMDPNHKLAPPPDVIAEKTRVNAISAVYNTFQSIEENKTLDASALQKVTDAIVFDLFDNHENLVQLTDIRTHDAYTFAHSVNVAVLSAMTGMLCHLPKEELSLITLGGLLHDLGKIDVHTDILNKNRSLTTSEFDIMKKHPADGARRILKMSDLPKVSILAAIAGQHHEHVDGTGYPRGIKGEEMHRYAKIAAIADVYDALTSERPYKKAYMPNIAYNIMHNINKGQFDQKLLEMFFNNVALYPEGAVLKTTYGFAVVKESKFGRTTTPIIILFADVNGKLLDHRTVIDLSEEHDGAASIQVVPTGNDLYHFIHELGVDPSYYLEEERQKDRAAGITSSGVSAPPRISAK
- a CDS encoding energy-coupling factor transporter ATPase, which encodes MSIEIESLSYTYMEKTPLSHTALHDVTLTIREDAFTAIAGETGAGKSTLMQLIGGLLVPTAGQVLVDGVSLHGTTKKEKETARTARFRVGMVFQYPEHQLFEESVYEDIAFGPRNQGLSDAEVERRVRESMELTRLPDSYRDRSPFALSGGERRRVAIAGVLALAPRYLVLDEPAAGLDPRGREALLTMLTMLHRERGVSVILVSHSMEDILRVANHMVILAGGRVIGEGIPCDLFRQEELLTQAALAAPHILCLGRKLEAAGYPVGDCMTVADMAAKILAKSR
- a CDS encoding energy-coupling factor transporter ATPase; its protein translation is MTDIFFELNHVTHVYRSGEGEGHEALRGVTLSIAAGEFVVVLGANGSGKSTLARHLNALLLPSAGTCLVRGWDTKDEMRRWDIRQEVSMVFQNPDNQLIAAVVADDVAFGPENLGVPPAEIRARVQNALALVGMESYAQAAPHLLSGGQKQRIAIAGAIAMQTHCLVLDEPTAMLDPRGRTEVLNAVQKLHKEQGLTIVYITHFMEEAIAADRIVLMDAGRVVMDGTPHEVFTQTEKVRALGLDIPLAADLAEHLRRGGRELPSDIITDEELLHCLSK
- a CDS encoding sensor histidine kinase, with translation MNEQNVFGRSRLRLMLRYALVMGGLVIVLLFAMHKTMEWAITSEQARELLDTANGVADAQAYTVLHAGVDADETQIYRGTNDRLFYYVFDGEGRLVSFSRASFRIESFVLDIVTGWDAPEREVRVFTKTNERGAPTKVMMTAQTVFSPPLPMQTVYVGKDVTAMYNGMEKATWALAILGGFALVFAAAIGYVLSGGAMKPVREAYEKQRQFAADASHELRTPLAVVLASADLLRSDPSITSPFLKQVIEDVRDEVKKMTKLVSDLLTVARSDAKANQVKPVRMDLVAAAQQTVRIMRPFAEKKDIAIVEELPKRAEIYADEQKIRQLILILVDNAVKYTPEHGRISVCVQEEKGSVALSVSDTGIGIAPEHTERIFDRFYRVDKARSRRMGGNGLGLAIAREIVEAHGGHIGVESEVGKGTTFRIQLKARTKN
- a CDS encoding response regulator transcription factor; this encodes MRVLLAEDDLRLGKLIQYMLEQNDISVEWVTDGSDIYEYATYAEYDILILDWMMPGETGVEACARLRRSGYDRAILMLTARDSVEDRVTGLDAGADDYLVKPFEFSELLARLRALGRRATQRIQHEVDEIGGFKLNRTANILEKNGRMIQLSPREFQLFDLLAQNIGIVVPRDIILDRIWGLESDVSSNNIDSYMKMLRKKLDAAGEGDAIKTIRGVGYKLETPR